In Quercus robur chromosome 11, dhQueRobu3.1, whole genome shotgun sequence, the following proteins share a genomic window:
- the LOC126705770 gene encoding uncharacterized protein LOC126705770 — protein MELSYRTIISLLLLFLSSSITITNAEDLEDPSSSSSIISRFLRYLQINTAQPTPNYGESTQFILSQAKSLSLEAQTFEFVQSKPFILLKWPGSNPNLPSILLNSHTDVVPVEHEKWSHPPFGAHLDSLGNIYARGSQDMKCVGMQYLEAIRKLKASGFHPLRSVYLSFVPDEEIGGHDGVEKFVDSDVFTNMNLGIVLDEGLASPSEDYRVFYAERSSWWLVIKATGQPGHGAKLYDSSAMENLFKSIESVRRFRASQFDLVKAGLKAESEVVSINMVFLKAGTPSPTGFVMNLQPSEEQAGFDIRVPPTADPESMERRIAEEWAPASRNMTFEFKQKANVHDKFGKPLLTVTDSSNPWWDLLEEAVKNSNGKLGKPEILPGATDSRYFRELGFPAIGFSPMANTPILLHDHNEFLNQDEYLKGVDVYVSIIKAYASYVEHTRKEGSKDEL, from the exons ATGGAGCTGAGTTACAGAACCATCATATCTTTACTACTCTTGTTCCTTTCTTcatcaataacaataacaaacgCTGAAGATTTAGAAgacccatcatcatcatcatcaatcaTCTCAAGATTCCTACGCTACCTTCAAATCAACACTGCTCAGCCAACCCCCAACTACGGAGAATCAACCCAATTCATTCTCTCTCAAGCCAAATCTCTCTCCCTCGAAGCCCAAACCTTCGAGTTCGTCCAATCTAAGCCTTTCATCCTCCTCAAATGGCCAGGCTCCAATCCCAACCTCCCTTCCATCCTCCTCAACTCTCACACCGACGTCGTTCCAGTCGAGCATGAAAAGTGGTCCCACCCACCCTTCGGGGCCCACCTCGATTCTCTGGGTAATATTTACGCCAGAGGCTCCCAGGATATGAAGTGTGTTGGCATGCAATACCTTGAGGCCATTCGAAAGTTGAAGGCTTCTGGCTTTCACCCACTTCGCTCTGTTTACTTGTCTTTTGTACCTGACGAGGAGATTGGTGGCCATGATGGTGTTGAAAAGTTCGTCGATTCCGACGTTTTCACCAATATGAACCTGGGGATTGTACTTGACGaag GGTTGGCTTCCCCAAGTGAGGATTACAGGGTGTTTTATGCTGAGAGGAGTTCCTGGTGGCTAGTGATTAAGGCTACTGGACAGCCAGGCCATGGGGCAAAGTTGTATGACAGTAGTGCTATGGAGAATCTATTCAAAAGCATTGAGAGTGTGAGAAGGTTCCGGGCTTCGCAGTTTGATTTGGTGAAGGCTGGTTTGAAGGCCGAGAGTGAGGTTGTTTCAATTAATATGGTGTTTTTGAAGGCTGGCACGCCGTCTCCAACT GGTTTTGTCATGAATTTGCAGCCATCTGAAGAACAAGCAGGTTTTGATATTCGGGTGCCACCAACTGCTGATCCAGAATCTATGGAGAGACGAATTGCTGAAGAATGGGCTCCTGCCTCACGTAATATGACATTTGAG TTCAAGCAGAAGGCTAATGTGCATGATAAGTTTGGGAAGCCACTCCTCACTGTGACTGACAGTTCTAACCCCTGGTGGGACCTACTAGAAGAAGCTGTCAAAAATTCTAATGGAAAACTTGGTAAACCAGAGATCCTTCCTGGTGCAACAGATTCTCGCTACTTCCGGGAACTAGGCTTTCCAGCCATTGGCTTCTCCCCTATGGCAAACACTCCTATCCTTCTCCATGATCATAACGAG TTTCTAAACCAAGATGAGTACTTGAAAGGAGTTGATGTCTATGTGTCAATAATCAAAGCTTATGCATCTTATGTTGAGCATACAAGAAAGGAAGGCTCCAAAGATGAGTTGTAA